GATAAGCTTCAACATGTTCGTTGAAAAGACACCTCCAGCAGACGCCGGCACCAAGTAATGTCAAAGAAGATCAACATAGCCCTCGTTGACGACCATCAAATGTTCTTGGACGGCCTCAGAGAAGTTATCAACTCCCTGAGCCCAGACTATGTCTGCGAGAGCTATGCATCTCCGCGTGAAACCATTGCTGAAATCGAGAGTGGCCGCACCTTCGACCTCATCGTGTCAGATTTTGTGATGGAGGAAATGAACGGCCTTGCCCTTATCCTCGCCCTGAAAGCGCGCCGGTGTCAGGCCCCTGTTTTGATCGTGTCTGGAATAGACACATTGCCGCCAGTTGAAAAAGTGCTGCAAAACGGTGCCATGGGTTTTGTTCCAAAATCCGCACCGACAGAAGTGCTTGGTCGAGCAATCTCAGCCGCCCTTAAAGGTGAGGTAT
The DNA window shown above is from Parvibaculaceae bacterium PLY_AMNH_Bact1 and carries:
- a CDS encoding response regulator transcription factor (Derived by automated computational analysis using gene prediction method: Protein Homology.) — translated: MSKKINIALVDDHQMFLDGLREVINSLSPDYVCESYASPRETIAEIESGRTFDLIVSDFVMEEMNGLALILALKARRCQAPVLIVSGIDTLPPVEKVLQNGAMGFVPKSAPTEVLGRAISAALKGEVFLPPELWTVMEASTTSPQAVDAQPPTEAEPLIGPRQMEVLRLVAEGYPNKRISDVLAISENTVKTHVKQIFRQLNVTRRTACVSKAQTLGLLD